One Mangifera indica cultivar Alphonso chromosome 4, CATAS_Mindica_2.1, whole genome shotgun sequence genomic region harbors:
- the LOC123214255 gene encoding uncharacterized protein LOC123214255, producing the protein METLKLKDLRAKNYIFQAIDRSILEIVLCKDTSKQIWDSMKKKYQGSVRAKRQQLQALCTEFETLRMKSSESVTDYFSRVMSIANKMRIHGDKSEDVTIVEKILRSMTPKFNFVVCSIEESKDIDELSLDELQSSLLVHEQKLTQQEMKE; encoded by the coding sequence ATGGAGACATTAAAACTAAAAGACCTCAgggcaaaaaactatatttttcaaGCAATCGATCGCTCAATCTTGGAGATAGTTCTCTGCAAAGACACCTCTAAGCAAATTTGGGACtccatgaagaaaaaatatcaagGTTCGGTAAGAGCTAAGAGGCAACAACTTCAAGCACTTTGTACGGAGTTTGAAACGCTTCGAATGAAGTCTAGTGAATCAGTTACAGATTACTTCTCACGAGTTATGTCGATTGCTAATAAGATGCGAATCCATGGTGACAAGTCAGAAGATGTCACCATTGTTGAGAAGATACTCCGATCCATGACACCGAAATTCAATTTCGTTGTTTGTTCTATAGAGGAGTCAAAGGATATTGATGAACTCTCACTTGATGAATTGCAAAGTAGCTTATTGGTTCATGAGCAAAAATTAACTCAACAAGAGATGAAGGAGTAA